attttttttttaaacttcatgtttaaatttttacaaatgtttgattTGTGATTGAAGTTGTTTATTCATACATTGGCAGTGgaacaatatgattttttttattttctgcaccTTTATGTTCCCTTTTCCAGTATGAATAGACTCCAGTATTTGTATCTTGACACTTACAACGAGAGGGAACCGTCAGCTGGTTTAACAAAATCATATTACTGAAAAACTAAATGCTTTGATAGTTACAGTGGTTGTCTTTTTTTATAACTACAGTTTTGTAAAATTACTGTTAAATTTCAGCAACTTACTCATTTTCTTTCATCAAATCcttgtgtaaatattaaaattataatttcttttaattattatcgTCTTTATTTAGTCAAATATTGATGTGTACTGTGATATATGCTGACATTTCATATTGCTGTTTAAATACAAAGCCAGAACAAGAAATTGCATCAAAACTACTTGTTTTTGTCCGGTCGGTTAACCGCCCTTCGTTCCTGTCTTGGCAGAGACCAGGAATGCCTCCAGCAAGTCGTATGACCCCTCAGGGACCCTCCATGGGACCCCCAGGTTTCGGGGCCAGTCCAGTGTCCCGCCCCGGTATGCCAGTCATGGACCCGTCCCGCAAGCGACCGCCACCAAATCAGATCCAACAGGTCCAGCAACAGAATCGCAACCAACAGTAAGTCCAGTTAACACCTCACATGATGAAATAAACCTGATGTTTCCTCAATTGTGCATAATTGGATCTGCAGCTCTCTCACTAAtggtgctgttttttttgttttttagtgccAAGAAGAAGAAAATGGCCGATAAAATCCTACCTCAAAGAGTAAGTGGTCATAATTTGTACTGTACTAGTAGacagccttgttttttttttttgcgaaaaaGCTACCATGCAAATACGAAAATTCTTTATATACTATATTAGCCGAGTGCATTACTCCAAAAGGAATTGGAGCTCAAAGACCGGAAAACTAAAGTTGTGCAGATTGTGATGCAAACAGTGTTCCTgcagctcaattggtagagcactgcaatatcaagcgcaaagttgggggttcgattccccgagaacatcatgataggtaaaaattgatagcctgaatgtactgtaagtcgctttggataaaagcgtctgctaaatgcattaatttttaatttaaacagaagTGGTACAAAACGCTGTTGAGATGATCTTGAGATGATTTTGCCTGTGGATCTCTTTCAGATCCGAGAGCTCGTTCCCGAGTCTCAGGCATATATGGACCTGCTGGCGTTCGAGAGGAAGCTCGATCAGACCATCATGCGCAAAAGACTTGATATTCAGGAAGCTCTCAAGAGACCCATCAAGGTACGTGCAGATCCTTTACCAACAGTGTTCTGGCTGTCTTCGGACTCTTTTAGAGGAGCAAAACTTTGACTGAGCTTGAATCTGGAACTACATTTGATTGAAAGCCTTCACTGTTTATCTGTTTGTTCTGTGCAGCAAAAAAGAAAACTACGGATATTTATCTCCAACACCTTCAACCCTGCCAAACCAGATGCAGAGGACGGCGAAGGAACTGTTGCATCTTGGGAGCTGCGTGTGGAGGGACGACTTCTTGAAGACGTAAGCCAGATTCTATCATCTCGCAGTGATTGAAGATTCTATGTAGAGGTAGACGATTATTTGTGTAAACTCTGAATGCGTTTCTCCGTATCAGACTGCTGTGTCCAAGTACGAAGCCACCAAGCAGAAGAGgaagttttcttcttttttcaagtCTTTAGTGATCGAGTTGGACAAAGACTTGTATGGACCTGACAATCATTTGGTGGAGGTGAGTGCATTTCTCAGCTGTGGTTCTCTCCACTAGATCTCTTTCGTTGTCACTTTTGTGCCAGTTTCCGGTCATTCAGGAGTCGTTGTCTTTGATTTCAGTGGCACCGAACTGCTACAACTCAGGAGACGGATGGATTTCAAGTGAAGAGGCCTGGAGATGTTGGTGTCCGCTGTACTGTACTGCTTATGCTGGACTACCAGGTGAGCAGAAactaccagcaggtggcactccACACTGTAAGCAAATGTGAGTATTTGTGACGGAGACAAATTGTTCTCTTTCTAGCCTCCTCAGTTTAAGTTGGACCCCAGACTTGCCCGGTTACTGGGGATCCACACTCAGACCCGGCCCGTGATCATTCAGGCTCTGTGGCAGTACGTGAAGACCCACAAACTCCAGGACCCTCATGAACGAGAGTTCATCAACTGTGATAAATACCTCCAGCAGGTAACAAATATTAGAGTTTGTCTTTTGATCCTTTTACCTCAGGTGTTCCGACTGGAAATGCCTGCTTAGGCTTGACTGCAGGAAGTAGCATCTAAGCtagttgtttttttgtgtttggtaTGAGTCTGATGGATTTTTCGTAGTCCATATTTGTGCTGTCAGAGAAAGTTGGTTAAATGCATCTTTTAACCAGTGTAGTGGCTGCAATGCTAATGTCTTCAGATGTTGTTTTTGATGTTGTTCTAGAGCTATTAGTTCTTGTTCTAAATCTATTCAAACCCAATAATTGACGAATCtcctcattcaaactcatctttttcgcctgcacttaaccttctaagaccagtacttttccttttcttgtctcttctttcatttaataaaaaaaaaaataaaaaaaaaaatatatatatatatacctggctatgcgttctatactagactaactgagacttgtcatggcacttgtattctgttgttgttctcttgttgactgactgcttctattgttctcatttgtaagtcgctttggataaaagcgtctgctaaatgattaaatgtaaatgtaaatgtcaagaTTTTTGAGACCCAATAATTGCTGGTCGTCCTACTTTTAAATCTTTGAAACCCCAAAACTTATGTTTCAACTCATTCAAGATCTTTGAAACCCAAGGATTGTCAGTTCTCTTTGGTCAAGATTGTTGAAACCCAGTAGTTTCTGTTTTTCCTCGTTCAAAGCCTGATAATTGTAGGTTCTCCTTATTTGAGATATTTGAATCGCCAAAAATGAC
This genomic stretch from Carassius auratus strain Wakin unplaced genomic scaffold, ASM336829v1 scaf_tig00022246, whole genome shotgun sequence harbors:
- the LOC113077307 gene encoding SWI/SNF-related matrix-associated actin-dependent regulator of chromatin subfamily D member 1-like, whose protein sequence is MAARNVSGFQPATPGGGGAPMGPGPPVAGAGPGMGPGTPSGRMGPGGPQNHMYRPPMPGYPRPGMPPASRMTPQGPSMGPPGFGASPVSRPGMPVMDPSRKRPPPNQIQQVQQQNRNQHAKKKKMADKILPQRIRELVPESQAYMDLLAFERKLDQTIMRKRLDIQEALKRPIKQKRKLRIFISNTFNPAKPDAEDGEGTVASWELRVEGRLLEDTAVSKYEATKQKRKFSSFFKSLVIELDKDLYGPDNHLVEWHRTATTQETDGFQVKRPGDVGVRCTVLLMLDYQPPQFKLDPRLARLLGIHTQTRPVIIQALWQYVKTHKLQDPHEREFINCDKYLQQIFETQRMKFSEIPQRLHALLMPPEPIIINHVISVDPNDQKKTACYDIDVEVDDTLKTQMNSFLLSTASQQEIAGLDNKIHETIETINQLKTQREFMLSFARDPQGFINDWLQSQCRDLKTMTDVVGNPEEERRAEFYHQPWAQEAVCRYFYSKVQQRRQELEQALGIRNT